The Fibrobacter sp. UWB11 genome includes the window GGATTTGTCATTGAAGGCTCGGAGCAGGAAGTCCTTTACGGGGAAGCAGCTGTTGCTCCGGCAGACCCGTTGCAGACGGATGACTTGTGCTTTATTGGCTGGGACACTGATTTTAGCAAGGTCAAAGGCAATTTGGAAGTCAAACCGAATACGAAAAAATGCGTATTTAAGGTCAATTTCTATGGTCTGGATGGCACGACTGTAATAAAAACGCAAAACGTTCAGGAAGGATTGCCGGCAAGGGCACCGACCACGCCTGAACAGTTGGGTGACCTGTGCTTTGATGGCTGGGACACTGATTTTAGCGAGGTCAAAGGTGATTTGGAAGTCAAGGCAAATACGAGAAAGTGCGTATTTAAGGTCAATTTCTATGGTCTGGATGGCACGACTATAATAAATACGCAAAACGTTCAGGAAGGATTGCCGGCAAGTGCACCGGATTCGCCAGAACCGTTGGGTGACCTGTGCTTTGATGGCTGGAACACTGATTTTAGCGAGGTCAAAGGTGATTTGGAAGTCAAGGCTAATACCAAGGCTTGCCCGAATTCGAGTAGCTCTAATCAGCAGTCTAGCTCCAGTTCTTCTATTTCTAGCTCTAGTTCTAGCAGCGAAAACGCCTCGGAATCCTCGAGTTCTTCGAGTGTAGAAAATGGCGACAAGTCTAGTTCTTCTAGCGCTGGTAACGGTTCTAGCAGCAGTGCTGTCAATGACAAGTCTAGCTCTAGCGCAAGCGATATCTTTACGGTTGTTGCAAAACCGACCGCAAAACAAGACGGCAGTGCACTCCGCATGACAATCAACGATACGCTTCCGGATTCGCATGCCAAGGTGGATTACCACATTATTGTGAAGTCTGATGTAGGTACTTACCTCGATACGGTGGTCGATGGAAAAACGGTGGGTGACGTTAAGAACGGCACTTGGAGCTTGGATCCGGCCCCTGCAGGTGAATACAAGGTGCTCATTACGCTTACGAATGGCAAAGATTCCATTGTTGCCTACGATAGTATTTTCGTTGGCAGTACAGAAAAGCGAGTGGATCTGGTTTCGAATACCTGGCAGACGTATTCTCTGTACGCCTTCTGCAATGATAAGGGTGAAAATTGCAAGAACGACTTGAAGGATCGCTTTGCTCGTAAGGCCGAAATTAGGGCCATCGAAGAATGTCGCCAAATGAAGGAAGATCTTGCACGTTCGCCGGATGATGCTGACTTGCGTGAAAGCGTGGATGAAGTCTGCCGTGAAGCAATCGAATCGCAAAACGAAGTTGCAACATCTGTGTTCTGGTGGGATGAATCGAGTCCTATTGGCGATTACTGGCAGTATCGCAGATATGATGCCGATGATAAGTTCGATTCCACTCGCGGTTACTGGTACGGTTCTGTTGACGATGAACCGCTCATGCTCAGCTTGCAGACTCCGAACATGAAGGATGAAATCGTTTGGAAATTGGAAAACAAGTATACCGGTTGGAATTTGGTGGCTAACCCCTATGGTTGGTATGTCAAACTCCCGCAAAACGATGATGTCGTGTTCAAGAAGTGGAAAGCGGATATAAGTGACTACGACACGGTAAGTATACTTGGTCCTTATGAAGCTGTCTGGGCATACACCAGCAAGACTAGAGAATATCGTATTCCTTTGAAGGCTGCAATTGTTCTTGAAGGCGAAAAGAAGACCAAGTCGCTCTCCAAGAGCGCTATGTCCGAAAGTTGGAACCTCCGCGTTGTGCTTACGGATAAAAATGGCAAGCGCGATTATTGGAACGAACTGGCTGCGGGTAGTGTAGCCTCCTCGTTGAGTGAACCGCCTGCAGGCATGGGCGACCGTGTGAACCTCTCCATTGTCGAGGGCAAGCAGCGCTTGGCTAAGAGCGTCAAGAAAAACAGCGATGAACTCGAATGGAATCTCGAAGCAAGCGCTACGACAACTCGTGATGGCAAGTTGAACTTTGAAGGGCTCGAAAGTGTCCGCGCTAAGGGAATGCATGTCTTTGCAACGATTGGCGAAGAAACGTTTGAAGTTGTGAATGACCGCCCGTTGAACGTAAAGCTTTCTTCGAAGGCTAAGAATGTGTCTGTTCGAGTGACCAAGAGTGCAGTACCTGCTCAGGTGGCTAAGAATCTCATTTCGGGATTCCGCGTGAACCAGATGCAGAATGCTTTGAATGTCGGCTTTGAAGGTGTCTCGAATCTTGCCGGTGCTAAGGTCAAGGTGAGTGTCGTGGGTATCGATGGCCGTATGGTTGCTACGAGCGGAACAGTTGCTCATGAGGGCACGAACTCTATTTCGATGAAAAAACCGAAACAGGGTGTCTATTTCGTTCGCCTCAAGGTTGGTAGCCAGAGTGCTGTTACCCGCATTATGGTCCGATAAATCAGTCTAGCCGAACGCAAGTTTAATTACTAAATTTGCGCTCGTTATGACAAAAGCAAAACTCATCAAACTCATTATTGCATCGGTGCTTGCCATCGCTGCCCTCTTCGTCCCGTACGAAGCCCTCGGCTTCGTTGGTGACCACGCGTTGAACACTCTCGAAATTCGCGTTATCGCAATCTTTGTGATGGCAGCCCTTTTCTGGATTCTTCAACCGTTCCCAATCTGGTCCACCTCCATGTTCGTCATCGTGTTGATGATTCTCACGCTTTCGAACTCGGCACTTATCCCGTTCCGCGTGGAAGGTGTTGAACCGCTCAAGTTCAAGGATATCATGGCAACGTTTGCCAATCCGATCATCATGCTCTTCTTGGGTGGCTTCTTCCTTGCTTCTGCCGCTTGCAAGTACAACATGGACAAGAACCTTGCCCGTGTGCTCTTGAAGCCGTTCGGCAAGGACCCGAAGTGGGTGCTCCTTGGCCTCATGATCATTACTGCTGTGTTCTCCATGTTCATGAGCAACACCGCTACTGCTGCAATGATGCTCGCTATCCTCGGCCCGGTGCTCAAGCTCTTTGATGCCAACGACCGCGGTAAAGCTGCTTTTGCTCTTGCCATCCCGCTCGGTGCAAACATCGGTGGTATGGGTACTCCGATCGGTACGCCTCCTAACGCCATCGCTCTTGGCGCTCTCCAGTCCAGCGGCTTCAACATCTCGTTTGGCCAGTGGATGGAATTCGGTGTTCCGTATGTGATTGTTATGATGGTTATTGCTTGGTTCTTGCTCCTCAAGCTCTATCCGATCAAGATGAAGGAAATGAACCTCGATATCGAAGGTGCTGAAGGTTTTGACAAGAGCCCGCGCGCTATCATCGTTTACATTACCTTTGCTGTGTGCGTGATTTTGTGGGTGACGGGTAGCAAGGTTCACGGTCTTAACGACAACGTGATTGCTATGATCCCGATGGCTGTGTTTGCTTTGACGGGTGTGATTACTAAGAAAGACCTCAACGAAATGAGCTGGGACGTTCTCTGGCTTGTGGCTGGTGGTTTTGCTCTCGGTCTCGGTTTGCAGCAGACAGGTCTTGCAAAGGACCTCATCAACGCTATTCCGTTCAACACCTGGTCTCCGGTCGTCCTCATGGTCGGTTGCGGCTTCATCTGCCTTTTCATGGCAAACTTCATGAGCCACACCTCTACCGCAAGCTTGCTCGTCCCGATCTTCATCGTTGTGGCTGTGAGCTGCAAGGACAACCTCGCTCCGCTCGGTGGCGTGACCTCCTTGATGGTCGCTGTCGCATTCGCAAGCTCTCTCGGTATGTGCCTCCCGATTTCTACGCCTCCTAACGCTCTTGCCCACGCAACGGGTTACACGGATACGCGAGGCATGGCTATCACGGGTATCGTGATGGGTATCGGCGGTCTCGTTCTTTCCTGGATCATGATGTTCGGTCTTTCCAAGGTGAACTTCTTCGAAGATCCGGCTGACGTCGCTGTTGCTCCTGCCGCCGCCGCTGCCCCGGCTCCTGCCGCACCTGTTTATGCAAAGCCTGCCGAAGTTGCTGCTCCGGCCGAAACAATCGCTGAACCGGCCGCACCAGTTGCTGATAGCGCTGCAGTCGCTATTCCGGCTGACTCTGCTGCTAAGGTTGTGGTTGATTCCACTGCTAAGTAATTGAAATGTCACCCCGGTCACCGTGCCGGGGGCGCCATCTACGAAAATTCGCTCGGGTAATCCCCGGGCTTTTTTTTGTATTCACTTCATCTATTTGTAAAAAGTCTTTCACAAATACCGGTGGTTTGAATAAGATATTATCTTCCAATGTTGTCTGTATAATCCCAAGAAGGGGTGATTTTTTATTCAAAATAACCCAAATGGGTTATTGTAATGTAATGTTGTTGTAAGTATTTTCTAAACAACTTAAACAAAGGAAAGATAAAATGGCTAAAAAACTGAAAAAAGCTGGAAAATTCTCTGTAAACGACTTGCTCCCGGGCGATATTTTAGTGTTTAAGGGAGACATTGACGATGATATTAGTAAACTTATCATGAAGTTCACTGGTTCC containing:
- a CDS encoding DASS family sodium-coupled anion symporter, translated to MTKAKLIKLIIASVLAIAALFVPYEALGFVGDHALNTLEIRVIAIFVMAALFWILQPFPIWSTSMFVIVLMILTLSNSALIPFRVEGVEPLKFKDIMATFANPIIMLFLGGFFLASAACKYNMDKNLARVLLKPFGKDPKWVLLGLMIITAVFSMFMSNTATAAMMLAILGPVLKLFDANDRGKAAFALAIPLGANIGGMGTPIGTPPNAIALGALQSSGFNISFGQWMEFGVPYVIVMMVIAWFLLLKLYPIKMKEMNLDIEGAEGFDKSPRAIIVYITFAVCVILWVTGSKVHGLNDNVIAMIPMAVFALTGVITKKDLNEMSWDVLWLVAGGFALGLGLQQTGLAKDLINAIPFNTWSPVVLMVGCGFICLFMANFMSHTSTASLLVPIFIVVAVSCKDNLAPLGGVTSLMVAVAFASSLGMCLPISTPPNALAHATGYTDTRGMAITGIVMGIGGLVLSWIMMFGLSKVNFFEDPADVAVAPAAAAAPAPAAPVYAKPAEVAAPAETIAEPAAPVADSAAVAIPADSAAKVVVDSTAK